The DNA sequence TCAAATTTGTCCGGGTCCCACCGCAGGGTCCGCACGTATTCGAGCAGCCCTTGGTCAACGTTTCCGCGCCGTAAGGCCTGATCGCCCCGGAGCATCGCAAGCTCTGCCTTCTTGGCGTCCACTTCGGCGCCGCTTTCAGAAGGCGCCTGCGAGAACAATGTCGCGCAGCCTCCACTCGCCAAGGCAATTACGACCAACAGCGCCCTGGCTGGTATCTTTTCCAGTTTGTGTGCCATAAACGTTTACCCGTCAGCATTGTAAAAAAACGCAGTACGGGATCCCTCCCCTTGCCGCCGATTAATGCATCGGCTGTAACACCCTCATCGCGGCCAGTACCGCCGGCGCTACCGCGACGATGAAAAACGAAGGCCAGAGACAAAACACGAGCGGGAAAATCATCTTGGTCCCGATCTTCGCCGCTTGTTCCTCCGCCCGCTGCATGCGTTTGTCGCGGAACTCCTCGGAGTATATCCGCAGGGTATCCGCGATGCTGGTTCCGAAGCGCATGCTCTGGCAGAGCAAGGAGACGAGACCGCGGATATCGTCGAGGCCGGTGCGGTGCGCCAGGCCTTTCAAGGCATCGGTCCGCTCGACGCCCGCGCGGATCTCCGCGTTTACGAGCGCCAGCTCTTCCGCGAGCGCCGGGTGACTCACGCTCAGCTCGTCGCCGACCCGTTGCAAGGCCGCGTTGAGCCCGAGACCGGCCTCGGTGCAGGTGACCAGCAGGTCGAGCGCGTCCGGGAATCCGTTAATCAAGGAACGCTGCCGCTTCGCGGTGCGCCGGGAGACGTAGATATTAGGCAGAAACATCCCGACGGCGCTTGCGAACATGGCCGCGCCAATGACTTGCATGGTGCTGAAGCCGGGGAAAAACGGCGCGGCGATCACGACAATACCCCCGAACGCAATGGTTAAAATCAGCTTCATCGCGTAGAAGGTAATGACCGCGTTCTCGGCCCGGAAGCCCGCATGGACAAGCCGAGCCCGCATGCTGGTCCGCTCGGCTTCGTCTTTCGGCATGATGTAAGGAGTCAGGGGCTTGAAAGCGTCCCCGAAGTCCACCGACGAGGACAGCCGGCCGCCCGCGGCGCCCGACACCGCCTGCAGGCGGCGGCGGAACGGATCGAAAAACCCGCCCACCACGATGAGAATGCTTAGCCCGAGCAGGCCGGCGGCAAGACCGATTGTCCCGGCAAACCACCATTGCGCCTGATTCGGGTCACTGCTCCACATCGAGAAGAATTGTACGAGGTATTCCATGAAAAATCCTCCTTATACCTGGATCCGTATGACCCGCCGTATCCACTGCACGCCAATCAAGGAATTGATGAAGGCAACCAAGGCGAGCATTCGCCCGGTCGCGTCTTTCGTTAGATTGGGTAAGTAGTCCGGCTGGATGATGAACAGCGCGCCTGCCAGCACGAAGGGGACCAGGATCAGGATCCACGCCGACATGCGCCCTTCGGCGGACAGCGTGCGCACACGGCGCTGCAACTTGAACCGGCCGCGCACCACCGCCGCGATTTTGTCGAGGATCTCGGCGAGATTTCCGCCGGTGTCGCGCTGGATCATCACGGCGGTCACGACCGCCATCAGGCTCATGCTCGGCATGCGTTGCAGCATGCCTAAGTAGGCCGTTTGTATGTTCATTCCGTAATTGATGTCGGAGAATGTGCGGCGAAACTCGCCTGCCATGGGATCGGCGGTCTCCTCGGCCACGAATCGCATCGCGTCCACGAAAGGGATCCCTGCCTTCAACGACCGGCCCATGATGCTGAGCGCGTCGGGAAGTTGTTCTTCGAAGCGCACGATGCGCGTGTTCCTTTCGTGGCGAATTTTCATAATCGGCAGGAAGAACCCGATGCCTCCCGCCAGGAGGCCGGCCAGCGGCAGGTGGGTCAGTGTCCCTACTGCGATGGCCGCCAGCACCGCGATGCCGGCGCCTGTTAAAATCACCTTGTAAGCGGGAGTCGTGCGCCCCGACTGCTCGATGAGCATCGACAGGCGCTCCATGCCCGGGAGTTGCTCCATGGCTCTTGCGAACGGCGGCAGCTCGCGCAGGTATTGCTCGCGCAACAAAGACGTTGATGCAGGGTCCATCCTATCGATGACGTCCCGCACGCGCGCCCGGAGCTTGCGCGCTATCTTCGCGTCGGTCCCGAAAGTGGGAATAATCACGGCCCCAGCCAGAAACACCACGGCCAGGAAGACCATCAGTAGCAATACCGCATAATCCGAATATTCCGTCAGCATGTTCGCTACTCCTTAGGCACGCCGTTGACCGGGATTGCCGGGTCTGAACATGGCCAGATCCAGTTCCATGCCCCGCTGCCGCAGGTGTTCATGGAACTTGGGCACCAAGCCCGTCGCCTGAAACTCGCCCTTCACATTGCCGTCCTTATCCATACCCATGCGCTGGAAGCGGAAGATCTCGGACATGGTGACGATGTCGCCCTCCATCCCCTGGATCTCTTGAATGCTGATCATGCGGCGCTTGCCGTCTTCCATCCGCTCGAGCTGCACCACGACATGGATGGCCGAAGCTATCTGCGCACGCATGGCCCGCACCGGCAACTGCAAGCCCGCCATCATTATCATCGTTTCCAGGCGCGAGAGCGCATCCCGCGGGGTGTTGGCGTGAATTGTCGATAGCGATCCGTCGTGCCCGGTATTCATCGCCTGCAACATGTCGAGCGCCTCTCCCGAGCGCACCTCGCCCACCACGATCCGGTCCGGACGCATGCGCAGGCTGTTACGGACCAGATCCCGCTGCGTCACCTCGCCCTTGCCTTCGATATTTTGGGGACGGGTTTCTAGCCTGACCACATGCGGCTGCTGAAGCTGCAGCTCGGCCGAGTCCTCGATGGTGATAATGCGCTCGTTCGCGGGGATAAAGCCGGACAGCACGTTCAACATCGTGGTCTTTCCGGTGCCGGTCCCGCCCGAGACCAGGACATTGAGCTTGGATTCCACGATGGCCTGCAGCACCCGCATCATTTCGGGACTGATGCTGCCTTTCCCGACCAGGTCCTCGGCGCGCAGCCGGTCCTTGGGAAAGCGGCGTATGGATACCACGGGCCCTTCGAGCGCGAGCGGCGGGACGATGGCGTTCACCCGCGATCCGTCCTGCAACCGTGCGTCGACCATCGGGGAGGACTCATCGATGCGGCGCCCGACGCGCGACACGATGCGGTCGATGATGTTGAGCACATGCCGGTTGTCGCGGAAGTTGGCGCTGGCCTTTTCAAGCTTGCCGCCGCGCTCGATATAAATCGAATCAAACCGGTTGACCAAGACATCGGTCACGGCCGGATCGGCGAGCAAGGGCTCGAGAGGCCCCAATCCGAGGACCTCGTCCTCGATCTGCTTGACGATGCGCTGGCGCGCGAGTGCATTGAGAGGCACGGACTCCTCGTTCATGAGCCGCTTCGTCACCTCGCGCAACTCGGCTCTGGCCTGCTTTTCCTCGATCGTCGTGATCAATGTGAGATCGACGACTTCAAGCAGGCGCTCGTGGATGCGGTGCTTCCACTCCTGCTCCTGCAGATGGTTGCGATCGTCGGTTGCGGCCGCGCCGTCGCTGGACGCGGGGCTTTCCGCGT is a window from the Pseudomonadota bacterium genome containing:
- a CDS encoding type II secretion system F family protein, with the protein product MEYLVQFFSMWSSDPNQAQWWFAGTIGLAAGLLGLSILIVVGGFFDPFRRRLQAVSGAAGGRLSSSVDFGDAFKPLTPYIMPKDEAERTSMRARLVHAGFRAENAVITFYAMKLILTIAFGGIVVIAAPFFPGFSTMQVIGAAMFASAVGMFLPNIYVSRRTAKRQRSLINGFPDALDLLVTCTEAGLGLNAALQRVGDELSVSHPALAEELALVNAEIRAGVERTDALKGLAHRTGLDDIRGLVSLLCQSMRFGTSIADTLRIYSEEFRDKRMQRAEEQAAKIGTKMIFPLVFCLWPSFFIVAVAPAVLAAMRVLQPMH
- a CDS encoding type II secretion system F family protein → MLTEYSDYAVLLLMVFLAVVFLAGAVIIPTFGTDAKIARKLRARVRDVIDRMDPASTSLLREQYLRELPPFARAMEQLPGMERLSMLIEQSGRTTPAYKVILTGAGIAVLAAIAVGTLTHLPLAGLLAGGIGFFLPIMKIRHERNTRIVRFEEQLPDALSIMGRSLKAGIPFVDAMRFVAEETADPMAGEFRRTFSDINYGMNIQTAYLGMLQRMPSMSLMAVVTAVMIQRDTGGNLAEILDKIAAVVRGRFKLQRRVRTLSAEGRMSAWILILVPFVLAGALFIIQPDYLPNLTKDATGRMLALVAFINSLIGVQWIRRVIRIQV
- a CDS encoding CpaF family protein; protein product: MEAFKRFSQNSQARNGINAESPASSDGAAATDDRNHLQEQEWKHRIHERLLEVVDLTLITTIEEKQARAELREVTKRLMNEESVPLNALARQRIVKQIEDEVLGLGPLEPLLADPAVTDVLVNRFDSIYIERGGKLEKASANFRDNRHVLNIIDRIVSRVGRRIDESSPMVDARLQDGSRVNAIVPPLALEGPVVSIRRFPKDRLRAEDLVGKGSISPEMMRVLQAIVESKLNVLVSGGTGTGKTTMLNVLSGFIPANERIITIEDSAELQLQQPHVVRLETRPQNIEGKGEVTQRDLVRNSLRMRPDRIVVGEVRSGEALDMLQAMNTGHDGSLSTIHANTPRDALSRLETMIMMAGLQLPVRAMRAQIASAIHVVVQLERMEDGKRRMISIQEIQGMEGDIVTMSEIFRFQRMGMDKDGNVKGEFQATGLVPKFHEHLRQRGMELDLAMFRPGNPGQRRA